One window of the Chryseobacterium sp. CY350 genome contains the following:
- the pheS gene encoding phenylalanine--tRNA ligase subunit alpha, with protein MTEKIEELLIEVNSFNATSKDEIENFRIRFNGKKGVLNDFYETLKTIPNDQKKDFGQKINTLKQAVAAKLEDFKSTSESSVILEKEDLTRPAFPLDLGSRHPINLVKNRIIEIFKSIGFAVADGPEIEDDWHNFTALNLPEYHPARDMQDTFFIEQNPDILLRTHTSSVQIRYMEENQPPIRILSPGRVFRNEAISSRSHCIFHQIEGLYIDEKVSFADMKQTIQFFTTELFGKSKIRMRPSYFPFTEPSAEIDVYWGLNSETDYRITKGTGWLEIMGCGMVDPAVLKNVNIDSEKYSGYAFGMGIERITMLLYQMSDIRMFFENDKRTLEQFKTL; from the coding sequence ATGACAGAAAAGATAGAAGAATTACTGATCGAAGTAAACAGCTTCAACGCGACATCCAAAGATGAAATTGAGAATTTCCGAATCAGGTTTAATGGCAAAAAAGGAGTTTTAAATGATTTTTATGAAACATTAAAAACTATTCCCAACGACCAGAAAAAAGATTTCGGACAGAAAATCAATACTCTGAAGCAGGCTGTTGCAGCCAAATTAGAAGACTTTAAAAGTACTTCTGAATCTTCTGTAATTCTGGAAAAAGAAGATCTTACCAGGCCAGCTTTCCCGTTAGATTTAGGATCAAGGCATCCTATCAATCTGGTAAAGAACAGAATTATTGAAATCTTCAAATCTATAGGATTTGCCGTAGCAGACGGTCCGGAGATTGAAGATGACTGGCATAATTTTACTGCTCTGAATTTACCGGAATATCATCCGGCTAGAGATATGCAGGATACTTTTTTCATAGAACAAAACCCTGATATACTGTTAAGGACACATACTTCTTCGGTTCAGATTCGTTATATGGAAGAAAATCAACCGCCAATAAGGATTTTGTCTCCCGGAAGAGTCTTTAGAAATGAAGCGATATCTTCTCGTTCGCACTGTATTTTCCATCAAATTGAAGGATTGTATATTGATGAAAAGGTAAGTTTTGCAGATATGAAACAGACGATTCAGTTCTTTACGACAGAACTTTTCGGAAAGTCAAAAATAAGAATGAGACCTTCCTATTTCCCGTTTACAGAGCCAAGTGCAGAGATTGATGTCTATTGGGGTTTAAATTCTGAAACAGACTACAGAATTACGAAAGGAACAGGCTGGCTGGAAATTATGGGTTGCGGAATGGTAGATCCGGCAGTTTTGAAAAATGTAAATATCGATTCCGAAAAATATTCGGGTTATGCTTTCGGAATGGGCATTGAGAGAATTACAATGCTTCTTTACCAAATGAGCGATATCAGGATGTTCTTTGAAAATGACAAAAGAACACTAGAACAGTTTAAGACATTATAA
- a CDS encoding sensor histidine kinase: MLNFKLRKIVLYSLIICILLIQVTVAAFFYNEFVNRKNLTFIENQLKEVQKLENLTDNSREELVNAQGFFQQYVVTNNDKHLKSYFKSVDKLTKTLDSINHFKYKNPKLKKVFTSIKNDSLEVKNLKLLADSTYQISTNSNFKTRDEVPKLKKFDYDFNFDKFEVQRTTYVDPVKKKGLLGRLGDAIAGKENVRKDSVVVTVKNGIVPVASRIKSEMDSVLNLVNNHYTREIQKIQYNVTKKENNSGKFYTTFNHLLVYSNELMNIYEFAVKDSKSKLEQEYADQNSESNKIRKYLVLGLMILMFVVSVLIMYFTRIAFIYEKKLNSANRQIKENLNFKNRILGMLSHELRSPLKIIGIFINRINKKTTDESIKEYLKSISFTNNTLLMQANQILEYTKNQHVENKLNPAVFNLSNEIDSILNSIEPYIQTRNNKFIVHKNIDADLVVFTDCTKINQLFMNILGNANKFTENGEISVTTSTEPVDENTVALVTKITDSGVGISKSDLEKIFEPYYQGIISDEVENLGAGLGLSLCKELVELYSGKISVESELQHGTTVYFTLNLNISK, translated from the coding sequence ATGTTGAATTTTAAGTTGAGAAAAATTGTTCTTTATTCTCTTATTATATGTATTTTACTGATACAGGTTACGGTAGCCGCATTTTTCTATAATGAATTTGTAAACCGGAAAAATTTAACTTTTATCGAAAACCAGCTGAAGGAAGTTCAAAAACTGGAAAATCTCACAGATAATTCTCGGGAAGAGCTTGTAAATGCGCAAGGTTTTTTCCAGCAATATGTGGTCACAAACAATGATAAACACTTAAAATCTTATTTTAAATCTGTAGATAAACTCACGAAAACTTTAGACAGCATTAATCATTTTAAGTATAAAAACCCTAAGTTGAAGAAGGTTTTCACTTCAATTAAAAATGATTCTCTGGAAGTGAAAAATCTAAAACTTCTTGCAGATTCTACCTACCAGATTTCTACAAATTCAAATTTTAAAACCCGTGATGAGGTTCCAAAGCTTAAGAAATTTGATTATGATTTTAATTTCGATAAGTTTGAGGTACAGAGAACAACATATGTAGATCCTGTAAAAAAGAAAGGCTTACTTGGTCGTCTCGGAGATGCAATTGCCGGAAAAGAAAATGTAAGAAAAGACAGTGTAGTCGTTACGGTGAAAAATGGCATTGTTCCCGTTGCGAGCAGAATAAAAAGTGAGATGGACAGTGTTCTGAATCTTGTAAATAACCATTATACCAGAGAAATTCAGAAGATACAATACAACGTGACCAAAAAAGAAAATAACAGCGGTAAATTCTACACCACTTTTAATCATCTTTTGGTGTACAGCAATGAGTTGATGAATATCTACGAGTTTGCAGTAAAAGATTCTAAATCTAAACTTGAACAAGAATATGCCGATCAAAATTCTGAGAGTAATAAAATCAGAAAATATCTCGTATTGGGATTGATGATCTTGATGTTTGTTGTATCGGTTTTGATCATGTATTTTACCAGAATAGCCTTTATCTACGAAAAAAAGCTAAATTCTGCCAACAGACAAATCAAAGAAAATTTAAATTTTAAAAATAGAATATTAGGGATGTTAAGCCATGAATTGAGGTCACCGCTGAAAATTATTGGTATATTTATTAATAGAATTAATAAGAAAACAACTGACGAAAGCATCAAAGAATATCTGAAGTCAATAAGTTTTACCAATAATACTTTGTTAATGCAAGCAAATCAAATTCTTGAATATACTAAAAATCAGCATGTTGAAAATAAATTAAATCCTGCAGTTTTCAATCTTAGTAACGAGATTGATTCTATTCTAAATTCTATAGAACCTTATATTCAGACGAGAAACAATAAATTTATTGTTCATAAAAATATTGATGCTGATCTGGTTGTCTTCACTGATTGCACCAAAATCAATCAACTTTTCATGAATATTCTTGGAAACGCAAATAAATTTACTGAGAACGGAGAGATTTCGGTAACAACTTCTACAGAACCTGTTGATGAAAATACAGTTGCGCTGGTTACGAAGATTACTGATTCCGGAGTTGGTATTTCGAAATCAGATTTAGAAAAGATCTTCGAGCCATATTACCAAGGAATCATTTCTGATGAAGTTGAAAACCTGGGAGCCGGCCTTGGTTTAAGTCTTTGTAAAGAGCTTGTAGAGCTGTATTCCGGGAAAATATCCGTTGAAAGCGAGTTACAACATGGTACAACTGTTTACTTTACTTTAAATTTAAATATCAGCAAATGA
- a CDS encoding response regulator, with protein MSQLESGTVNILLADDHSLIRQGISFILEDVFQNHIVHHASNLQQTLDVVRINEIDIAIIDAHFPDGNSLTIVPEIKKIRSETKILIFTGIDESSHSLKFLNAGANGFLSKMSEEEEIKRAIFKMKEEGEYISATTQILLMNSLKDRNLINPLFSLTDRERQIADMYAKGLGNLEIANLLDLRQNTVSTTKKRIFEKLKVDNLAELIELVKDHQ; from the coding sequence ATGAGTCAGTTAGAAAGCGGTACGGTAAATATTCTTCTTGCGGATGATCACAGCCTCATCAGACAGGGCATTTCGTTTATTCTGGAAGATGTATTTCAGAATCATATTGTGCATCATGCTTCAAATCTACAGCAGACTTTAGATGTCGTGAGAATTAATGAAATTGATATTGCCATCATTGATGCTCATTTTCCAGATGGCAACAGTCTCACTATTGTGCCCGAAATAAAAAAAATACGTTCGGAAACTAAAATTCTGATCTTCACAGGAATTGATGAAAGTTCGCATTCTCTCAAGTTTCTTAATGCAGGAGCCAATGGTTTTCTGAGTAAAATGAGCGAAGAAGAAGAAATAAAGCGTGCAATTTTTAAAATGAAAGAAGAGGGCGAGTATATTTCTGCTACTACGCAGATCTTGCTTATGAATTCTCTTAAAGACAGAAATCTTATCAATCCTTTATTTAGCCTTACGGATAGAGAGCGCCAGATCGCCGATATGTATGCGAAAGGATTAGGGAATTTGGAAATTGCTAACCTTCTTGATCTAAGGCAAAACACCGTCAGCACTACAAAGAAAAGAATATTCGAAAAACTGAAAGTTGATAATCTTGCAGAATTGATAGAGCTGGTAAAAGATCATCAATAA
- a CDS encoding DUF3108 domain-containing protein, giving the protein MNKLLCIIAIFVFFLGHGQITNINDGESLTLRIHYGFLTAGSANLTAKKTNYKGVPHLYVKGTGYTSGAVKAFFKVEDLYESYINMQTELPSYYVRNVKEGSYTQHLQTVFNHSNHTLILTDKKNPANGSKTIKSVQGVQDMLSCFYFLRSKTPAELRTGTVFNMNVWIDDEMFPFQLKVVGTENLKTKFGTINALKIIPSVKSGRVFKEKEGVTMWVSNDANHIPLLLKAELAVGSLKASIDDFKNVKYPLKFNK; this is encoded by the coding sequence ATGAATAAATTATTATGTATAATTGCAATATTTGTTTTTTTTCTTGGTCATGGCCAAATAACAAATATTAATGATGGAGAGTCTTTAACACTACGAATTCACTATGGTTTTTTGACGGCAGGATCAGCTAATCTTACTGCAAAAAAGACAAATTATAAAGGTGTTCCGCATTTATATGTGAAAGGAACAGGCTATACAAGCGGAGCCGTAAAAGCTTTTTTTAAGGTTGAAGATCTTTACGAAAGTTATATCAATATGCAGACTGAGCTCCCAAGTTATTATGTGAGAAATGTAAAAGAAGGAAGTTACACACAGCATCTTCAGACTGTTTTTAATCACAGTAATCACACTTTGATTTTAACAGATAAGAAAAATCCTGCTAACGGATCTAAAACCATAAAATCTGTACAAGGCGTTCAGGATATGCTCTCATGCTTCTATTTTTTAAGAAGTAAAACACCAGCAGAACTCAGAACAGGCACTGTTTTTAATATGAATGTGTGGATAGACGACGAAATGTTTCCTTTTCAGCTAAAAGTAGTGGGGACTGAGAATTTAAAGACTAAATTCGGTACCATTAATGCTTTAAAAATAATTCCGTCAGTAAAAAGCGGCAGGGTTTTTAAAGAAAAAGAAGGCGTTACGATGTGGGTTTCCAATGATGCTAATCATATTCCTCTTCTCCTGAAAGCCGAATTAGCAGTTGGCTCTCTGAAAGCAAGTATTGATGATTTTAAAAATGTAAAATATCCTTTAAAGTTTAATAAGTAG
- a CDS encoding NAD(P)/FAD-dependent oxidoreductase: MITTDILIIGAGPTGLFAVFEAGLLKMKCHIIDALPQPGGQLAELYPKKPIFDIPGYPSVNAGELVDNLMEQIKQFQPGFTLGETAVSYKKIDEEWFEVVTNKGTIHRCKAIAIAGGLGTFEPRKPTMDNIADYEEKGLEYFVKEPEHFRNKKVVIAGGGDSALDWSVFLSNVASEVTLIHRRNEFRGALDSVEKVQDLKNQGKIKLITPAEVTAIKGDGKVEAITVIRDGEEAFDIETDYFIPLFGLTPKLGEISQWGLNIEKNAIVVNNALDYQTNIEGIYAIGDINTYPGKLKLILCGFHEATLMCQSVYNRLNPGKKYVLKYTTVSGVDGFDGSRKEAEKAVVKKID, encoded by the coding sequence ATGATAACGACAGACATATTGATTATTGGAGCGGGGCCAACGGGACTTTTTGCTGTATTTGAAGCAGGTTTGCTTAAAATGAAATGCCACATCATTGATGCGCTTCCTCAGCCTGGAGGGCAATTGGCAGAACTATATCCTAAAAAGCCGATTTTCGATATTCCTGGTTATCCTTCTGTAAATGCAGGTGAACTTGTAGATAATTTGATGGAGCAGATCAAGCAGTTTCAGCCTGGTTTTACCCTTGGCGAAACAGCAGTTTCTTATAAAAAAATAGATGAAGAGTGGTTTGAAGTGGTTACGAATAAGGGCACCATTCACAGATGTAAAGCAATCGCAATTGCCGGAGGTCTCGGTACTTTTGAACCAAGAAAACCTACAATGGATAACATTGCAGACTATGAAGAAAAAGGTCTTGAATATTTCGTTAAAGAGCCGGAACATTTCAGAAACAAAAAAGTAGTCATTGCAGGTGGCGGAGATTCTGCTTTAGACTGGAGCGTTTTCTTATCAAACGTAGCAAGCGAAGTGACGCTGATTCACAGAAGAAACGAATTCCGTGGAGCTTTGGATTCTGTAGAAAAAGTTCAGGATTTAAAGAATCAGGGTAAAATTAAATTAATCACTCCTGCTGAAGTTACTGCCATCAAAGGTGACGGAAAAGTAGAAGCTATCACGGTAATTAGAGACGGTGAAGAGGCATTTGATATCGAAACCGACTATTTTATACCATTATTCGGATTGACACCGAAGTTGGGTGAAATTTCTCAGTGGGGACTAAATATTGAAAAAAATGCGATCGTGGTAAACAACGCATTAGATTATCAGACCAATATTGAAGGAATCTACGCAATTGGTGATATTAATACTTATCCCGGAAAATTAAAGTTGATTTTATGTGGTTTCCATGAGGCTACTTTAATGTGCCAAAGCGTTTACAACAGATTGAATCCTGGTAAAAAATACGTTTTGAAATATACGACAGTGAGCGGAGTAGACGGTTTCGACGGAAGCCGTAAAGAAGCTGAAAAAGCAGTGGTAAAGAAGATAGATTAA
- a CDS encoding 2Fe-2S iron-sulfur cluster-binding family protein, which produces MSDINIRITDREGLTHDIVAPTDMSMNLMEIIRSYELAEEGTIGVCGGMAMCASCQVYVIKDPGLEPMGDEEDAMLGEAFHVEPNSRLGCQLHIAEAMEGLEVEIAPYP; this is translated from the coding sequence ATGAGCGATATAAATATAAGAATTACAGATAGAGAGGGCTTAACCCACGATATTGTAGCGCCTACCGATATGTCTATGAATCTGATGGAGATCATCCGTTCTTATGAGTTGGCAGAAGAAGGAACCATTGGAGTTTGCGGAGGGATGGCGATGTGTGCCTCTTGTCAGGTTTATGTAATAAAAGATCCGGGTCTCGAGCCTATGGGTGACGAAGAAGACGCTATGCTTGGCGAAGCATTTCATGTAGAGCCAAACAGCAGATTGGGTTGTCAGCTTCATATTGCAGAGGCAATGGAAGGTCTTGAGGTGGAGATTGCTCCTTATCCTTAG
- a CDS encoding aminoacyl-histidine dipeptidase, with amino-acid sequence MELSNIEPQIIWKNFSKLNAVPRPSKKEEKVIAFIKEFGENLGLETKVDEVGNVIIKKPATPGMENRKSIVMQSHLDMVCQKNNDVNFDFETQGIEMEVDGDWVKAKGTTLGADNGLGVATIMSVLESTDIPHPDLEALFTIDEETGMTGALGLKPGQLTGQILLNLDTEEDDEIDIGCAGGIDVTVSQNYSPEAAQGQIVRIEIKGLQGGHSGMDIHKGFGNANIIMGRILYKALENQNIQLISIDGGSLRNAIPREAVALISVRNAGEFIENVTNGIKKEILEEFASIEAGLQINIENSTSSDKALSEEDSKKIILVLKSLHNGVYRMSPDVQDLVESSNNVARVELKEGGLKILNLSRSSVDSSKDSVAEQLKSVSELAGMNVEFSGSYPGWKPKPGSEIVQMMEKIYTEKFTEKPHVVACHAGLECGIIGANYPEMEMVSYGPTIRGAHSPDEKANISSTQKFWSFTKDILANIPLK; translated from the coding sequence ATGGAACTATCAAACATAGAACCGCAGATTATCTGGAAGAATTTTTCCAAACTAAATGCTGTTCCGAGACCGTCAAAAAAAGAAGAAAAAGTAATCGCTTTCATCAAAGAATTCGGTGAAAACTTAGGTTTGGAAACTAAAGTTGACGAAGTTGGAAACGTCATCATCAAAAAGCCTGCGACTCCGGGAATGGAAAACCGAAAATCGATCGTGATGCAATCACATCTGGATATGGTTTGTCAGAAAAATAATGATGTGAATTTCGATTTTGAAACTCAGGGGATTGAGATGGAAGTTGATGGAGACTGGGTAAAAGCAAAAGGAACAACTTTGGGTGCTGACAACGGTTTGGGAGTGGCAACCATTATGTCGGTTCTTGAAAGTACAGACATTCCGCATCCTGATTTGGAGGCTTTATTTACGATAGATGAAGAAACGGGAATGACCGGAGCTTTAGGTTTAAAACCTGGACAACTGACGGGACAGATTCTTTTAAATTTAGACACAGAAGAAGATGACGAAATCGACATCGGCTGTGCCGGAGGAATCGACGTTACAGTAAGTCAAAACTATTCTCCGGAAGCTGCACAAGGACAAATTGTAAGGATTGAAATAAAAGGTTTACAAGGCGGACATTCGGGTATGGATATTCATAAAGGTTTCGGAAATGCCAATATTATTATGGGCAGAATTCTTTACAAAGCTTTGGAAAATCAAAATATCCAGTTGATTTCTATCGACGGCGGAAGTTTGAGAAATGCGATTCCGAGAGAAGCAGTGGCTTTAATTTCAGTAAGAAATGCTGGTGAATTTATCGAGAACGTAACCAACGGAATTAAAAAAGAAATTTTAGAAGAATTTGCTTCTATTGAAGCGGGTCTTCAAATTAATATCGAAAATTCTACAAGTTCTGACAAAGCACTTTCGGAGGAAGATTCTAAAAAAATCATTTTGGTTTTGAAGTCTCTTCACAACGGCGTTTACAGAATGAGTCCGGATGTTCAGGATTTGGTAGAATCTTCTAATAATGTTGCCAGAGTAGAATTAAAAGAAGGTGGTCTGAAGATTTTAAACCTTTCAAGATCATCTGTTGATTCTTCCAAAGATTCTGTTGCCGAACAGTTGAAATCAGTATCAGAATTGGCAGGAATGAATGTAGAATTCAGCGGGTCTTATCCTGGCTGGAAACCAAAACCGGGTTCTGAAATCGTTCAGATGATGGAGAAAATCTACACCGAAAAATTTACAGAAAAGCCTCACGTTGTTGCTTGTCACGCAGGATTGGAATGTGGAATTATCGGAGCCAATTATCCTGAAATGGAAATGGTAAGTTACGGGCCAACCATCAGAGGTGCGCACTCACCAGATGAGAAAGCAAATATTTCTTCAACACAGAAATTCTGGAGCTTCACGAAGGATATTTTAGCAAATATTCCTTTGAAATAA
- a CDS encoding BTB/POZ domain-containing protein — MEIHLQQILKLLLLKIFLILFGAFIIISCQKEERLLNVNYGNKLEILNVDDKCGEWGGDQKQLIIYRDDFKGQLLADYSEKIGNCDNVSESKITKSVKRIKITDEDSDLIIKIIDELTENKINRKPTPSHSGIFNRIILSDSSMIINDFPSIELKNFKKLIDKIEQKQPH, encoded by the coding sequence TTGGAAATTCATTTGCAACAAATATTAAAACTATTACTTTTAAAAATATTTCTTATCTTATTTGGAGCGTTTATTATCATTTCTTGTCAAAAGGAAGAAAGATTACTTAATGTAAATTATGGTAATAAGCTAGAAATATTAAATGTCGACGATAAATGTGGAGAATGGGGTGGAGACCAAAAACAGCTTATAATTTACCGAGATGATTTTAAAGGCCAATTGCTTGCAGATTATTCAGAGAAAATTGGAAATTGTGACAATGTAAGTGAATCGAAAATCACAAAATCAGTTAAGCGTATAAAAATTACTGATGAAGACAGCGACTTAATTATCAAAATCATTGATGAGCTTACTGAGAATAAAATCAATAGAAAACCTACACCTTCTCACAGTGGAATATTTAATCGTATTATTCTTAGTGATTCGTCAATGATAATCAATGATTTTCCTTCAATTGAGTTGAAAAATTTTAAAAAGTTAATTGATAAAATAGAACAAAAACAACCTCATTAA
- a CDS encoding LURP-one-related/scramblase family protein, with protein sequence MILNNLNYPLDFKFKITTLASDFNITDKNGNYVAYVRQKMFKLKEDVIVFNDESKTKELFRIQANQWIDFNASYSIKDSIGKNFGRLARKGMRSIWKSSYNVLDEADQQKFTITEDNAWVKFFDGMVGEIPIIGMFTGYFLNPSYTVRGIDGKEYFKLKKMPSMFGRRFQLERMIDIDDEDESLVVLSLLMMVLLERARG encoded by the coding sequence ATGATTCTTAACAATCTTAATTATCCGCTGGATTTTAAATTTAAAATCACCACTCTTGCCAGCGATTTCAACATTACAGACAAAAATGGCAATTACGTAGCGTATGTGCGTCAGAAAATGTTTAAACTGAAAGAAGACGTTATCGTTTTCAATGACGAAAGCAAAACCAAGGAGCTTTTCAGAATTCAGGCAAACCAATGGATTGATTTTAATGCATCTTACTCTATCAAAGATTCTATCGGGAAAAACTTTGGAAGATTGGCAAGAAAAGGAATGCGCTCTATCTGGAAGTCTTCTTACAATGTTTTGGACGAAGCAGATCAGCAAAAATTCACTATTACAGAAGACAACGCCTGGGTTAAATTTTTTGACGGAATGGTGGGTGAAATTCCAATCATCGGAATGTTTACAGGATATTTTCTAAATCCATCATACACCGTAAGAGGTATCGATGGAAAAGAATATTTTAAGCTCAAAAAAATGCCGTCAATGTTCGGAAGAAGATTCCAGCTTGAAAGAATGATTGATATTGATGACGAAGACGAAAGTTTAGTGGTTTTGTCTTTATTGATGATGGTTCTTTTAGAAAGAGCGAGAGGATAA
- the recR gene encoding recombination mediator RecR produces MDYPSKVLAKAVEEISGLPGIGKKTALRLALHLLKQPNSRATSLGTSIINLVNEIKYCKECHNFSDFDVCEICSNDKRSDELICIVEDVRDVIAIENTGKYRGKYLILGGKISPMEGVGPNQLNIPSIEKKLQQGLAKEFIFALSATMEGDTTAYYIYKKFKNSGIQFSSIARGISVGDELEYADEISLGRSITNRLPYNEKD; encoded by the coding sequence ATGGATTACCCAAGTAAAGTATTGGCAAAAGCAGTTGAAGAAATCTCCGGACTTCCGGGTATTGGAAAGAAAACTGCCTTGCGTCTTGCGCTTCATTTACTTAAACAACCCAATTCCAGAGCGACAAGTTTGGGGACTTCAATCATCAATCTGGTGAATGAAATTAAATACTGCAAAGAATGTCACAACTTTTCAGATTTTGACGTCTGTGAGATTTGCAGCAACGATAAGCGCAGTGATGAACTGATCTGCATTGTTGAAGATGTACGTGACGTTATTGCCATCGAAAACACGGGAAAATACAGAGGAAAATATTTGATTTTAGGTGGAAAAATTTCTCCGATGGAAGGAGTAGGACCTAATCAATTAAATATTCCGAGTATCGAAAAGAAATTACAACAAGGTTTGGCAAAAGAATTTATTTTTGCTTTAAGTGCAACGATGGAAGGTGATACCACGGCTTACTATATTTATAAAAAATTCAAAAATTCGGGAATTCAGTTTTCTAGTATCGCACGAGGGATCTCGGTAGGAGACGAACTGGAATATGCAGACGAAATTTCCCTTGGAAGATCAATCACCAACAGACTTCCGTATAACGAAAAGGATTAA
- a CDS encoding glycosyltransferase family 2 protein, protein MTYKLSIIIVNYNVTQLLRNCLLSIEKYTEDVKYELIVIDNKSTESSWSDLIPIFPKVKFIASEKNEGFAVANNKAIETALGEYLLILNPDTEFEGFYLNEILNFADSKANFGCLGVRMHDANGNFLPESKRSVPDMFNSFEKLFTGLKKKNSKSYYRNDVGEFEIAEVEVITGAFFLVKKEVYQKVGGLDEKYFMYGEDIDLCYTLLKNGFTNFYYGKASILHHKGESTIKDEAYLERFYGAMQIFIDKYYRESKPLQYSFLKAGLKLRHKIELIKLK, encoded by the coding sequence ATGACTTACAAACTTTCGATCATCATCGTTAATTATAATGTGACTCAACTCCTGAGAAACTGTCTTCTTTCTATTGAGAAATATACAGAAGATGTAAAGTACGAACTCATAGTCATTGATAATAAATCTACTGAAAGTTCTTGGAGTGATCTTATTCCTATATTTCCAAAAGTGAAATTTATTGCTTCGGAAAAAAATGAAGGTTTTGCTGTTGCAAATAATAAAGCAATAGAAACTGCTTTAGGAGAATATCTTTTGATTCTAAATCCTGATACCGAGTTCGAAGGTTTTTATTTAAATGAAATTTTAAATTTTGCTGATTCTAAAGCGAATTTCGGATGTTTAGGAGTTAGAATGCATGACGCGAACGGAAATTTTTTACCGGAAAGTAAACGCTCGGTTCCGGATATGTTCAATTCTTTTGAAAAGTTATTTACGGGTTTAAAAAAGAAAAATTCAAAATCATATTATCGAAATGATGTTGGAGAATTTGAAATTGCTGAAGTAGAAGTAATTACAGGAGCATTTTTTCTGGTTAAAAAAGAGGTTTATCAAAAAGTTGGCGGACTTGATGAAAAATATTTTATGTACGGCGAAGACATCGATCTCTGCTACACTTTATTAAAAAACGGATTCACAAATTTTTATTACGGAAAAGCTTCAATTTTACATCACAAAGGTGAAAGTACCATAAAAGATGAGGCTTATCTCGAAAGATTCTACGGTGCGATGCAGATTTTTATAGATAAATATTACCGAGAATCAAAACCCTTGCAATATTCATTTCTCAAGGCTGGTTTAAAATTAAGACATAAGATAGAGCTTATTAAACTCAAATAA
- the secG gene encoding preprotein translocase subunit SecG: MDTIFTLLMVLIMIASILLVIVVMAQNPKGGGLSSTFGGASSAQFGVQRTNDFMEKSTWTLGAVIIVLILISVVVTGKPKQSAPPVPPMPKTEAPANQTAPASKTTAPVSVPATK; this comes from the coding sequence ATGGATACTATATTTACACTATTGATGGTTCTTATTATGATTGCCAGCATTTTATTGGTAATCGTTGTTATGGCTCAGAACCCTAAAGGAGGCGGCCTTTCAAGTACATTCGGAGGTGCTTCTTCTGCACAGTTCGGAGTACAGAGAACCAACGACTTTATGGAAAAATCTACATGGACTTTGGGAGCGGTAATTATCGTTCTTATCTTAATCAGCGTAGTTGTTACCGGGAAACCAAAACAATCTGCACCGCCTGTTCCACCAATGCCAAAAACTGAAGCTCCTGCTAATCAAACAGCTCCTGCTTCTAAAACTACTGCTCCGGTAAGTGTTCCGGCAACTAAATAA